The following is a genomic window from Sporosarcina jeotgali.
TCAACGATTCTGCTATTTGTTGCTGGAGAGACACCATTCACACCGGATGGTTCTGAAAAAGGTGCGATTCGGGTTGGAGAAACTATTGGAACGTGGCAACCGCATACACCATCATCAAAGAATTGACAAAAGAGGGATTTAAGTGAGTATATTTCAAGATTTCGTTACCCATTATGGGTACTTTGCTGTTTTTCTATTTTTGGCGCTCGGTATTTTCGGATTACCCATGCCGGATGAATTCGTCATCGTTTTTACGGGATATTTGTCTTCTTCAGGGCTTCTCAATTTCACAGGGGCAATGACAATTGCGATTTTAGGTGTTTTCATCGGAACACTTGTGACCTATACAATCGGTAAACAAGTGGGCCGCCCAATTGTTGAACGTTTTGGTAAATGGATCGGCCTATCCGAAAAGCGGGTACTGCGGGTCGAACGCTGGTTTAGCCGTTATGGTTCCTGGACGGTAACGCTAGGCTTTTTCGTACCGGGAATGCGTCATTTCGTCTGTTGTTTTTCCGGAATGAGCGGGATGGCGGTAAAGCGGTATATGTTGTTCTCTTCACTCGGTACAACGGTTTCAGGTATTATATGCATCTCACTCGGCTATTTGTTCGGATGGCCATTTTAAACACTCCGCTGCCAGCGGAGTGTTTTTAAATTGGTTAAAGAAGTTTGTATGCGTCGTCCGGAGGAACTGGTTCACTGAAATAGTAGCCTTGAATTCGATCAGCTCTAAT
Proteins encoded in this region:
- a CDS encoding DedA family protein yields the protein MSIFQDFVTHYGYFAVFLFLALGIFGLPMPDEFVIVFTGYLSSSGLLNFTGAMTIAILGVFIGTLVTYTIGKQVGRPIVERFGKWIGLSEKRVLRVERWFSRYGSWTVTLGFFVPGMRHFVCCFSGMSGMAVKRYMLFSSLGTTVSGIICISLGYLFGWPF